From a region of the Luteolibacter arcticus genome:
- a CDS encoding cupin domain-containing protein, with protein MIESPKRFIQAGETKCETNPWTHNEWLCRPDLVAAEKLLMVRATMLPMHCHPFHSHPHREEIIHVVEGRAEQWVGDEYRILGPGEIAHLPAGVVHATYNPFPETLVFHAILSPAVLPDDEAKDEDPCDVSTEEPWASIRNGMTPCRML; from the coding sequence GCCGGCGAAACTAAATGCGAAACCAACCCGTGGACGCACAACGAATGGCTCTGCCGGCCCGACCTCGTCGCCGCGGAAAAGCTGCTGATGGTCCGCGCCACGATGCTGCCGATGCATTGCCATCCCTTCCACAGTCACCCGCACCGCGAGGAAATCATCCACGTGGTGGAAGGCCGCGCCGAGCAATGGGTCGGCGATGAATACCGCATCCTCGGCCCCGGCGAAATCGCCCACCTCCCGGCCGGCGTGGTACATGCGACCTATAATCCTTTCCCTGAAACGCTCGTCTTCCACGCCATCCTCTCGCCCGCCGTGCTACCGGACGACGAAGCAAAGGACGAGGACCCATGCGACGTCTCCACGGAAGAACCATGGGCGTCGATCCGCAACGGGATGACGCCGTGCCGGATGCTGTGA